TCGAACCTGCGCGTCACGAAGTCAAAGTCCGTTGCCTTGCCACTTGGCTACATCCCATTGGGTGACTAGTCATTAAGATGCTTCATTTATAAAAAAAATATTCATTTTTTATAAAAAAAAGAAGGATTTTTATATTTCATGTCGAATATAGAGCTCGAAAGATTATGAAAAGCAGGTGATACATGAAAATGAAGATTGAACAAAAAGCAAAAGAAATTTTGTCCTCCGCTGTTTCGTTTCAAGCCTCTGACATCCATCTCGTTCCATTAGAAAGAGAAGCGGTTATTCGCTATCGGATCGATGGACAACTCATGGACATCCAAAAGGTCCCAAATCCACTAGCATTGAAATTAATCAGTCACTTGAAGTTTCTTTCAGGTATGGATGTTGGTGAAAGGAGACGTGCTCAAAATAGCTCCTTAGAAATACCTATAGATGGAAGGAGGTATTCTGCGCGTTTATCTACATTTCCCTCGTCATTTCATGAAACACTCGTCATTCGATTATTTCCTCAAAGTGTCACATACACCTTGCAAGAACTATCAATTTTCCCAAAACAGGCAAATCAACTTACAGAAATTATACAGCAGCCAAGCGGATTACTAATCATATGTGGCCCTACTGGTTCTGGTAAAACAACGACGATATACTCCTTATTGCATATGGTAGTAAATATGATGAACAGAAATATTATTACACTAGAAGATCCAATTGAACAAAGGCATGAGCGTCTGTTGCAAATGGAAATCAATGAAAGGGCAGGGATTACGTATGCACATGGCTTAAAAAGTTTGTTACGTCACGATCCCGACGTAATTATGTTAGGAGAAATCCGTGATGCAGAAACAGCAAAGATTGCGATAAGGTCAGCCCTTACAGGTCACTTTGTGATTACTACTCTCCATAGTGATAACACATTTAATGCTTTAAAAAGACTATACGAACTAGGGATTTCAACAAGTGACTTAAAAGATACGTTAAAGGGAATAGCGGCACAACGATTAGTAGATATTACGTGTCCTTATTGTTTATCTGAATGTTATCCTCTTTGTCGAAAATATCGAAGAAAAAGAAGAGGAGCAGTGTTCGAACAGTTAGTAGGCACTCATTTAGAATTAGCACTTCAGTCCTTTCCTCATCCCCCAAAACTTTCGAAATTTCATACATTACAACAAGTGATTTTAAAAGGGATAGCACTAGGATATATTCATGAAAAAGAATATTTCCGTCTTGGAAAAGGAACGTTTCAATGAAACGGGTATTTCGGAACGACCTCGATAGAAGTCTTTGGCTAGAAGATCTCGTTTCTTTGTTAGAAGAAGGGTTTAGTTTGGGGGAGTCATTATTACTCTTAACGAATATTCATAGAGGAAGAAAAAGAGTTTTTATTAAAGAGCTGTATGAAGGATTACTTGAAGGAGAGCAACTTTCTACGCAACTAAGAAATGGAGGCTTTTCAAAAGAGATTATTAGTTATTTATATTTTATGGAAAAATACGGTGAAATTATCGAAGGTTTAAAAAATATGAAGGAGCTACTTCGCAAAAAGTACGAAACACAAAAGCAAGTGAAGAAAACATTAAATTATCCCCTTTTTCTTTTTATCATTATGGTATTGATGATCTCAGTTATGGCAGAGGGTGTGTTGCCACAATTTGAACAATACTTTGCTCAAATGAATCACGAGTTACCTTTCCTAACACGAGGGATGATTTTTCTCCTTTCGCTTCTAAATCCGCTTACTTTACTCATTGCTTTATTTACCTTGTTACTTTTCCTTTTATGGCTTAATAAAAAATCATTAGAGGAAAAGCTCCACTTCATCTTAAAGGTCCCATACATTCGAACGTTCACCCGTTCATATTTAACATATTATTTTACTGCTCAATTAGCTCCAATGTTAAATCATGGCTTTTCTTTAAAGCAGTCATTAAAAGTTATGAGCAAAGAATCATACAATCCATTTTTACAAGAAGAAGCAAAATATATTTATTTTCATCTTCTAGAAGGAGAACCTTTACCAGAAGTACTCAAGGAAAGGGGATATTATGAAGATCATCTACCTACAATCGTAGCGTTAGGTGAAAAGAAAGGGCAACTCGGAAAAGAGTTAGATCGTTATGCGAACTTTTTGTTTGAGAAATATTATGAAGATATGCAAAATAAAATATCGATCGCACAGCCACTGATCCTTACATTGATAGGTACGATAATACTTGTCATCTTTTTATCGATGATGATGCCAGTTTTTCAAATGGTTGATGCAATGTAACGAAATATTGAAAGGAGAAGATCAAATGAAAAAACAGTTCATCCAAACGACAAAATGGAAATCTGAATATGGATTTACGCTGATTGAGATGATGATCGTCCTCGTAATTATCTCCATTTTATTGTTAATTGCTGTTCCAAACATGACGAAAAATAAAGGGATAGCAAATGATGCAGGGTGTGATGCGACGATCGAATTGTTACAAACACAAGTTGTAGCCTACCAAATAGAGAACGATCAAGAAATTCCTGATTCAATTGATGAGTTAGAGGAGTATGTTGATCGGGAGAAGTTAACTTGCCCAGATGGGACTAAACTTACCATTGATACGGATGGGAAAGTAACAGTAGATAATGAGAAGAGTGAGTGATAATAGTGTGTGGTAGGAATCAACGGGGATTCACTTTTATTGAAATGCTCATTGTCCTTACAATGCTATCGGTTCTCATCAGCATTACGGTCCCCAGCTTCTTTAATATGAACAAAATGTTAGAGGGGCATTATTTCTTTAAGCAATTAGAGAGAGATTTGAATGAGGCACAAATGAGAGCGATCTCCGAAGGGAGTTCAATTCGAGTGATTTTTTCTCATACTCAAAATCAATATTCCGTTCGTCGGGGCGTAGAAACAATCAAAACAAGAACACTCCCTAAAGGTATGACTGTAAATCCAGGCTCCCTACCTCTTAATGGCATTCAATATCGGACAGATGGGACATTAATGAGAACGGGAACGTTAAACTTTGTCTATCGTGGTGATTTTTATGAATTGAAGTTTCATTTTATTAGGGGGCGCTTTACCATTGAAAAATTGTAATGGATTCATGTTGATAGAAGTAATGATTGGAATGTTTATTATTAGCGTAATCATTTCAGTTATTTTTCCAGCGATATATTTCGTTCAGATCGAACGAGTTACATTGAAAGAGGAGAAAGCCGCAGAACATATCCTTCAGAGATTAACGTTTGAAAGTTTAAAAAATACAGGTCATCTTGAAGAGAAGGTCGTTTATAAAAACAATGTGACGTATACCGTTATTTATGGTCAGAAACTCACTCATTCAGAATTATGTTTACAGTGGGAGGGGAGAAGTGGACGGTTATATGAAAGGTGTTCATATTTTTAAAAGGACGTCAACACAAGATGGAATAACGTTAATCGAAACACTCGTTGTCCTCTCAATTTTCCTCATTATGATTAATGTGATCCCTTTGTTTTTCTCGGTCTTTTTACATGATGAAAACGAAAATGCTTTAAGTGATCAAGAATTTCAGCTCTTTGTAAAACAACTTAAAGCAGAGTTTCAGAAAAGTCGTTCATATGGAGTAAATGAATCGCATAATGAACTATACTTTCATCATGAAAATTCATTAGGACACACCGATATCGTTAAATTTGAACAGTATGGCAACGTTTTGCGAAGAAGAGTCAATGATTCAGGGCATGATGTATTCTTACACCGCATTTCAAGTTTCTTCGTACAAGAAAAGGAAATAGGGATATTTCTCACTATTGTAAGTGTCAATGGTAACTCTTTTGAAGCTTATATTATTCATCCAAAATCATTTATTCGTAAACACGTACAGGAGTAATGAAATGATGAACAATGAAAAAGGATTTATTCTTCTGCTGTCATTAAGCTTACTTAGTCTTAGCTCTGCGCTACTCATTCACCTTCTAATCATTTATGAGACAGAAAAATCCTTTATATATCTTGAAAAGGAAAGAAATAAAGTAGATAATTTATTACTAACAACATTGACTCATGTAGTTAATAATGTAGATGAAGTGATGAATGGAGACGATGGCACAATTCAGTTCCGTCGAGGACAAGCCAGCTATACAGTCGAGCTAAAAGAAGAGGTCGCTAAAATAACAATAAATGCTCAATCACAAAATGGCACAACACGTGTCCTTGACGTAGATTATCATATGACCTTAGGAGAAATTTTAAATTGGAGTGAGAGGCCGCGATGAAATATAACATTTATTTAATTGGCTTTATGGGGGCAGGCAAAACAACCATAGGCAAACATCTAGCAAAGGATCTTCAAATGCCTTTTGTTGATTTAGACGAATGGATAGAAGCAAAAAATAATAAAAGAATTACTGATATTTTCCATGAAGATGGTGAAAGTACTTTTCGGAAATTAGAATCAGCCAGTCTCCATGCACTCGATAATCTTGGAGGGGTTATTGCAACTGGTGGAGGGGTTGTAGAAAATGATGCCAACATTGAGTTTATGAAAAATAACGGGACGCTTATTTACTTGAAATCTCCATTTAATGAGTTACTTGAGCGAATTAGTGGCGATGAAACTCGGCCACTTACAAAAGGTGGACAACATAAATTGTTAAAAAGGTATGAAAAAAGGGAGCCTATGTATGAGAAGGCTGATCTACATGTTTATACAT
The Bacillus shivajii DNA segment above includes these coding regions:
- the comGA gene encoding competence type IV pilus ATPase ComGA; the protein is MKIEQKAKEILSSAVSFQASDIHLVPLEREAVIRYRIDGQLMDIQKVPNPLALKLISHLKFLSGMDVGERRRAQNSSLEIPIDGRRYSARLSTFPSSFHETLVIRLFPQSVTYTLQELSIFPKQANQLTEIIQQPSGLLIICGPTGSGKTTTIYSLLHMVVNMMNRNIITLEDPIEQRHERLLQMEINERAGITYAHGLKSLLRHDPDVIMLGEIRDAETAKIAIRSALTGHFVITTLHSDNTFNALKRLYELGISTSDLKDTLKGIAAQRLVDITCPYCLSECYPLCRKYRRKRRGAVFEQLVGTHLELALQSFPHPPKLSKFHTLQQVILKGIALGYIHEKEYFRLGKGTFQ
- the comGB gene encoding competence type IV pilus assembly protein ComGB, whose amino-acid sequence is MKRVFRNDLDRSLWLEDLVSLLEEGFSLGESLLLLTNIHRGRKRVFIKELYEGLLEGEQLSTQLRNGGFSKEIISYLYFMEKYGEIIEGLKNMKELLRKKYETQKQVKKTLNYPLFLFIIMVLMISVMAEGVLPQFEQYFAQMNHELPFLTRGMIFLLSLLNPLTLLIALFTLLLFLLWLNKKSLEEKLHFILKVPYIRTFTRSYLTYYFTAQLAPMLNHGFSLKQSLKVMSKESYNPFLQEEAKYIYFHLLEGEPLPEVLKERGYYEDHLPTIVALGEKKGQLGKELDRYANFLFEKYYEDMQNKISIAQPLILTLIGTIILVIFLSMMMPVFQMVDAM
- the comGC gene encoding competence type IV pilus major pilin ComGC, with the protein product MKKQFIQTTKWKSEYGFTLIEMMIVLVIISILLLIAVPNMTKNKGIANDAGCDATIELLQTQVVAYQIENDQEIPDSIDELEEYVDREKLTCPDGTKLTIDTDGKVTVDNEKSE
- a CDS encoding prepilin-type N-terminal cleavage/methylation domain-containing protein — encoded protein: MKNCNGFMLIEVMIGMFIISVIISVIFPAIYFVQIERVTLKEEKAAEHILQRLTFESLKNTGHLEEKVVYKNNVTYTVIYGQKLTHSELCLQWEGRSGRLYERCSYF
- the comGF gene encoding competence type IV pilus minor pilin ComGF yields the protein MDGYMKGVHIFKRTSTQDGITLIETLVVLSIFLIMINVIPLFFSVFLHDENENALSDQEFQLFVKQLKAEFQKSRSYGVNESHNELYFHHENSLGHTDIVKFEQYGNVLRRRVNDSGHDVFLHRISSFFVQEKEIGIFLTIVSVNGNSFEAYIIHPKSFIRKHVQE
- the comGG gene encoding competence type IV pilus minor pilin ComGG is translated as MMNNEKGFILLLSLSLLSLSSALLIHLLIIYETEKSFIYLEKERNKVDNLLLTTLTHVVNNVDEVMNGDDGTIQFRRGQASYTVELKEEVAKITINAQSQNGTTRVLDVDYHMTLGEILNWSERPR
- a CDS encoding shikimate kinase, which encodes MKYNIYLIGFMGAGKTTIGKHLAKDLQMPFVDLDEWIEAKNNKRITDIFHEDGESTFRKLESASLHALDNLGGVIATGGGVVENDANIEFMKNNGTLIYLKSPFNELLERISGDETRPLTKGGQHKLLKRYEKREPMYEKADLHVYTFESTPTDVCRKIMKMLRV